From the genome of Acidaminococcus sp.:
TTCTGTTCCCCGGTTTTAACGATTGCTTTTGTAAGAAAATGTGGAAGAATCTGCAGGGCCATATCCTTGAAAGCACACGTCGGGCCGTGCCAGAGCTCCAATACATCCACATCCTTTTTAAGGAGATGCAGCGGTGCGGGAAAACTGCCGAATTTCTCTTTGCTATAAGCAGCTCCAACGCATTCGCGCAGTTCATCCTCACTATAATCAGTCAGGAAACGAGACAAAACACTTACTGCTCTGTCTTCATAGGAGACGTCGCACATTGCATCGATTTCAGCACGCGTCACCGGTGGAAAATCCCGTGGAACGAACAAACCGCCATCGGATGCCAGCCCACTCGAAATCGCATGGGCCGAACTTACCATCTCAGTTTTTCCTCTTGTACTGACGTATAACATAGTACCCCTCTACTTTCTGCTTTCGCAAAGGTATCATAGCACACAAGAAATCGTTTAGCAAGCAAAAGCAGAGACTGCTAAAACAGTGAAACCCTTGAAAACAAGCCATTATAAGCGATTCTTAGCTATAAAAAAGCCTTATGACGAAATTTAGTTAGAATTATTTAAAAAAACATCGAATAATAGCTCATAATGCGAATCTTTGTGGAAATAGGCCCGTTATTTGCTGTCTTGTCACATTTTTATTGCAAAAAATTTTTTATTGAATAGCCTATTCCACTTTCCGTAACCATTGCACTTTGACAAACGCCCATTTCTATCAACTTTTATTCGCTCTTTCCTTCTGATATAATAGTAAACTATAAAGCTACGAATTTCACTTCATGATTGAATTCTTTTACAGACGGGAGTGACGCTGCGTTGAAAATAAAATTTGCACTTGGACAGGCACAGATTCGCCCCGGTAATCCGGAGGCAAATGCCAAAACTGCACTGGCTTTTATCCAAAAGGCCAAAGAGCAGCATGTTGATATTCTCCTTCTTCCCGAAATGATGGTCCCGGGCTACTTGCTGGGAGACCTGTGGGAACAAAAAGCTTACCTTAAAGATTGTGAGGCCTATGGCAAAGAAATCATTGAAGCCACTGACGGCATAACGGTCATCTTCGGGAATGTCGGTCTCGATCGGGACAAAGTCAATGAAGACGGCCGCATGCGCCGCTATAACGCGGCTTTTATCGCGCAGGACAGGAAACTTTTGAAAGGCGGCCTGCCCTACCCGTTTATCTGCAAAACATCCCTGCCGGACTATCGCGAGTTTGATGATGACCGTTACTTCCACAGCCTGGCGAAGCTGGTGCCGGAACTGGAAGACGAAAACGGCATTTCCGACCTGATTCGCCCTGTTACGGTAAACGTGCGCGGAAAAGCAATTCGTCTCGGCGTTTTTATCTGCGAAGATGGCTGGACGGAAAACTACTTCTTTAATGTACCGCAAATTTTAAGACAAAACGGAGCGCAGGTACTCTGCAATATTTCCTGCTCTCCTTTTACCCTGCAGAAAAACAGAAAACGCAATGAAGTCTTTTCTGCACAGGCCAAAGAATGCGGACTGCCCCTGCTCTACTGCAACTGCATCGGTATCCAGAATAACGGCAAAAATATCTTTACCTTTGACGGGTGCAGCTGTATCCACGATAAGGACGGCACGCTCCTTGCCGATGCGCCAACCTTTGAAGAAGCGTTCCTGACTGCCTATTATGATACAGAAACGGGGACTGTCACGACGGATGCAACAACCCACGGGCTGGCATCAGAAGTCGAAGAAATCTACAAATCCCTGAATTACGGGGCCCGGGAGTTCCTGAAACAGCTCGGCATCAAGAAGATGACCATCGGTCTTTCCGGCGGTATTGACTCCGCCGTCACGGCAGCTTTCTACGTCCACATCCTTGGCCCGGAAAATGTGCTTCTGCTCAATATTCCGAGCCGTTATAATTCGGATCTAACGAAGAGCCTTGCCTGCTCCATGGCAAAAGCCCTCGGCACGAATTACGCCGTGCTCCCGATTCAGGATTTTGTTGACCACACGGTAGAACAGTTCAATACGACGCCAATCCATAACTATACGACGGGAAAAGATGAGTACGTAAAGGTTAAGCCGGCTGCACTGGAAAATATCCAGGCCCGTGACCGCGGCGCCCGGATTATCGCCGGTCTGTCGTCAGTCTGGGGCGGTGCTTTTTCCTGCAATTCCAACAAATCGGAAACTACGGTCGGCTATGCGACGTTCTACGGCGATATTGCCGGTGTCTTTGCCCTGATTGGGGATCTTTGGAAGCATCAGGTCTATGCGCTCGGACGTTATCTCAACGAACATGTTTATAAGCGGGAAGTCATTCCCGACGCGATTTTTAAGATCAAACCAAGTGCTGAACTTTCGGCAGCACAGACGGTAGGCACCGGCGGCGACCCGATTATCTATCCTTATCATGACTACCTGTTCCGTGCGTTTATTGAAAGCTGGTTTAAAAACGCGCCGGAAGAATATCTCACGTGGTATCTGGATCACACACTGGAAGAGCACATCGGCTGCGAAAAGGGCATCGTCGATAAACTTTTCCCGACGGCCGAGGCCTTTATCAAAGACCTGGAACGCTGGTGGAATCTCTTCAGCGGCCTTTCCGTTGCTAAGCGCATCCAGGCACCGCCTATCATTGCCATTTCAAAGCGGGCTTATGGTTATGACCACCGCGAATCGCAGCTGGGGCCATACTATTCCCGCCGCTATAAAGAACTGAAAGCAAAAGTTTTGGGAGAATCCCGGTGAAACAGAACCAGATTTTACTCAAAAACGCAATGATTGCCGCGGTGTATGCTGTCATGACTATCGGGCTGGCCCCTATCAGCTACGGTCCGGTTCAGGTAAGGATTTCAGAATGCATGACGCTCCTTGCCTTTTATGATAAGCGCGTCATTCCGGGTCTCGTGGCCGGATGTTTTCTGGCGAACATCGGAAGTCCATTCGGACTGCCGGATATGATTATTGGCACGGCCGCGACAGCAGTCGGACTTTATTTGATGCGTTTCTGCCCGAATCTTCTTACAGCATCGCTGATGCCAGTGCTGGCAAACGGGGTTATCATTGGTGCGGAGCTGACGCTTCTTTCCGCCCTGCCGCCGGAAATCAGTCCGCTGCTTGCCATGATTTATGTAGGGCTCGGCGAGTTTGCGGCTGTAACGGTGATTGGGTGCATCGTGATGAAGCTCGTTATGAAGAATGAGAATGTAAAGGCGTGGATTGAGGGTAAGTCATAAAGCGATGGCGCCTTGGCTGCCACAGGCGGCGGGGTGTAATAGTTTAGTTACTACTGCTAGATTAAAACGAGGCTGGGAAATCATTTTCCCAGCCTCGTTTTTGGATAGTGAGAGATAAAAGGAGTGGATAGGGGCTAGTGTCTAGTGGTTAGTACACCCGTGCGGGTATTTTTCTTGACGGATTCTTGAGAAAAGGTTAGAGCGGACAGTAAGAAATTAGCCTTCGGCAGAGTGGCAGAAAGGGCCACTAGTGTGCTAAATTGCGTTTTGGTTTGAATTTTACAGGTGTGGTTTAAAGATTTCTATCCTCCATCGCAAGCGGCTCTGCGTCCTTCGGTCGCATAGGAGTGGTAAGTGGATAGTGGCTAGTGATTAGTACACCCGTGCTAACCGCTCCCTTTAAAATGTACCCCGAAGTGTGGACAGGGCAAAACTAGAAAACCCCGGATTTTAGACAACTGTTTTACTGGAAACCCTCCTTTTTGGACAGTTCAATAACTTTTTATGGAATTTTCATTGACTAATTTGATAGTATTGTCATGAAAGGAGACCTGTCCAATGAAACGTAAGTACTTCACCGAAGAGGAAATCGAACTGCTAAGGAAAAATCCTTATACTTTCCAAGTTAACAGCAGACAAATCTTCTTCACTGCTGCATTCAAGAAGGCTTTCATGCAGCTGTACAATTCCGGGAGATCCGCTGTCGAGGCCGTCCGCGAGCTCGGATATGATCCTGCCATCCTTGGGAATGGCCGCATTAACAGCATTAGGAAAAATACAATCTCTCAGCTGACAACTACCGGAAATCTTCATGAAGGGCCTCATAATCTCAATAAAGAGACATCCTCTTTGAAATTGCCCGCTGGATCTTCCTCAGACGAAATTGCTCGTCTGAAACAGGAAGTCGCTTTTCTTCGAGCAGAGATTGAGTTCATAAAAAAAAGTCTGTCACTTGCCAGAAAAAGAAAGTGAGAGCTTTTCTTATGGGATTTCCTTCATACCAATATGAACTCATTGAAGCTACTCTACAGCAGCATAAGATAGATATGTCTGTCTCAGAATTATGCAGAGTAGCCGGTGTTTCCCGTTCAGGATACTATGCGTGGCTCAAAGCCGCTCCTGTGAGGGCTGAACGGGAAACACGTGACAAGGCCGATTTTGCACAGATTGTTAAAGCTTATTTCCAGGGCGCTCATGAGACCCGAAGAAAAGGTGTGGGCGCCAAGGAAATTCACATGGTGATGATTCACTGGGATCCTCCATTGATTATGAACCTCAAAAAGATTCACAGGCTGATGAACAAGTTCGGTCTTAGATGTTCCATCCGCAAAGCCAATCCTCACCGCAGAGCGATGAAAGCACTCAAAACAGGCAATTACGCGGACAATGAATTGGAACGACGATTCAAGGAATTCGGCCCTCGAATGGTTCTTTTAACCGATATTACTTACCTTTTCTATGGAAGATATGAACAGAACAAGGCCTATCTTTCCACAGTGAAAGATGCTTACACAAATGAAATTCTGGCCCACAGCGTCGGCAGAGGGATGGAAGTAGATACGGTTCTGGAGATGATTGATTACCTGATCCGGGATTATGGAGGTACTCTCCACAAGGAAACCATTCTTCACAGCGACCAGGGATCTCAGTACATTGCCATTAAATACATTGATTTATTGGAAGACATAGGGCTGCACAGGTCGATGTCCAGAAGAGCTAACTGCTGGGACAATGCACCGCAGGAGAGTTTTTTCGGGCATATGAAAGATGAAGTAGATCTCACTGTCTGCCACACTTTTGAGGAACTCAAAGCTGCCATAGACGATTACATGGATTATTACAACAACAGGAGATACCAATGGAATTTAGCAAAATTGGCTCCATCTGAATACTACCAGTTCGTCACGACCGGTAAATATCCGCTCGCGATTCCAAATCCACCGGCTGTGCCAAAGATACTTAGATCACCAGAAGAATTGGTAGCCACCAAAAAGGAGAAACAAAAAACAGCCACCTTTTAAAAAAGCATGTTTGTGCACAATCTAGTGGAATTAGTACTGTGCTGTCCTTGACACGGGGGACAATTCACTTTGGCGGATTCTTGAAGAAGAAAGAAGCGGCAGTAAGTGACAGCCCTTCGGCAGAGAGGATCATAATCCACCATTAATTGGAAGGCCGCGCTAGTCAGGGCTGACGGTTGCGATGGAGGATAGCTTCTTTTTATTTTTCTTATTGTTAACCATC
Proteins encoded in this window:
- the nadE gene encoding NAD(+) synthase yields the protein MKIKFALGQAQIRPGNPEANAKTALAFIQKAKEQHVDILLLPEMMVPGYLLGDLWEQKAYLKDCEAYGKEIIEATDGITVIFGNVGLDRDKVNEDGRMRRYNAAFIAQDRKLLKGGLPYPFICKTSLPDYREFDDDRYFHSLAKLVPELEDENGISDLIRPVTVNVRGKAIRLGVFICEDGWTENYFFNVPQILRQNGAQVLCNISCSPFTLQKNRKRNEVFSAQAKECGLPLLYCNCIGIQNNGKNIFTFDGCSCIHDKDGTLLADAPTFEEAFLTAYYDTETGTVTTDATTHGLASEVEEIYKSLNYGAREFLKQLGIKKMTIGLSGGIDSAVTAAFYVHILGPENVLLLNIPSRYNSDLTKSLACSMAKALGTNYAVLPIQDFVDHTVEQFNTTPIHNYTTGKDEYVKVKPAALENIQARDRGARIIAGLSSVWGGAFSCNSNKSETTVGYATFYGDIAGVFALIGDLWKHQVYALGRYLNEHVYKREVIPDAIFKIKPSAELSAAQTVGTGGDPIIYPYHDYLFRAFIESWFKNAPEEYLTWYLDHTLEEHIGCEKGIVDKLFPTAEAFIKDLERWWNLFSGLSVAKRIQAPPIIAISKRAYGYDHRESQLGPYYSRRYKELKAKVLGESR
- a CDS encoding QueT transporter family protein, producing the protein MKQNQILLKNAMIAAVYAVMTIGLAPISYGPVQVRISECMTLLAFYDKRVIPGLVAGCFLANIGSPFGLPDMIIGTAATAVGLYLMRFCPNLLTASLMPVLANGVIIGAELTLLSALPPEISPLLAMIYVGLGEFAAVTVIGCIVMKLVMKNENVKAWIEGKS
- a CDS encoding transposase, translated to MKRKYFTEEEIELLRKNPYTFQVNSRQIFFTAAFKKAFMQLYNSGRSAVEAVRELGYDPAILGNGRINSIRKNTISQLTTTGNLHEGPHNLNKETSSLKLPAGSSSDEIARLKQEVAFLRAEIEFIKKSLSLARKRK
- a CDS encoding IS3 family transposase, with translation MGFPSYQYELIEATLQQHKIDMSVSELCRVAGVSRSGYYAWLKAAPVRAERETRDKADFAQIVKAYFQGAHETRRKGVGAKEIHMVMIHWDPPLIMNLKKIHRLMNKFGLRCSIRKANPHRRAMKALKTGNYADNELERRFKEFGPRMVLLTDITYLFYGRYEQNKAYLSTVKDAYTNEILAHSVGRGMEVDTVLEMIDYLIRDYGGTLHKETILHSDQGSQYIAIKYIDLLEDIGLHRSMSRRANCWDNAPQESFFGHMKDEVDLTVCHTFEELKAAIDDYMDYYNNRRYQWNLAKLAPSEYYQFVTTGKYPLAIPNPPAVPKILRSPEELVATKKEKQKTATF